One window of Streptomyces sp. FIT100 genomic DNA carries:
- a CDS encoding biotin-dependent carboxyltransferase family protein: protein MTDRALAVVRAGALTTVQDLGRPGYAHLGVPRSGALDPAALRLVNRLVGNPERAAVLETTLTGCAVRPRRAVTVAVGGAPCAVRVGGRPAAWGAPVRVPAGTLLEVGAAVRGVRSYVAFAGGVEAEPVLGSRSTDLLSGLGPAPLGDGAVLPLGVPAGPPGRLDGTPWPAPASELILRVGLGPRDDWFTAAALRTLATGAYRVSAASNRIGLRTEGPSLERSVGAELPSEGMVLGAVQVPPDGRPVVFLADHPTTGGYPVVAVVREADLGAAAQAAPGTPVRFVPVGGPGQSSGSP from the coding sequence GTGACGGACCGGGCTCTCGCGGTCGTGCGGGCCGGGGCGTTGACGACCGTGCAGGACCTGGGCAGGCCGGGCTACGCCCACCTCGGAGTGCCGCGCTCCGGAGCTCTCGACCCCGCCGCGCTGCGGCTGGTCAACCGGCTCGTGGGCAATCCTGAGCGGGCGGCGGTCCTGGAGACCACACTCACCGGGTGCGCGGTACGGCCGCGCCGTGCGGTCACGGTGGCGGTCGGCGGGGCGCCGTGCGCCGTGCGTGTCGGCGGCCGGCCGGCGGCCTGGGGCGCGCCGGTACGGGTCCCGGCGGGGACGCTCCTGGAGGTCGGCGCGGCGGTGCGCGGCGTGCGGAGCTATGTGGCGTTCGCCGGGGGCGTCGAGGCCGAACCGGTGCTGGGCAGCCGCTCCACGGATCTGCTCTCCGGGCTGGGGCCGGCGCCGCTCGGGGACGGCGCCGTACTGCCGTTGGGCGTGCCTGCCGGGCCGCCTGGCAGGCTGGACGGCACACCCTGGCCGGCGCCCGCGTCGGAGCTGATTCTGCGGGTCGGGCTCGGGCCGCGCGACGACTGGTTCACGGCGGCCGCGCTGCGGACCCTCGCCACGGGCGCCTACCGGGTGTCCGCGGCGAGCAACCGCATAGGGCTGCGCACCGAAGGACCGTCGCTGGAGCGGTCCGTGGGGGCCGAGCTGCCGAGCGAGGGCATGGTCCTGGGCGCGGTCCAGGTCCCGCCGGACGGGCGGCCCGTGGTGTTTCTCGCCGACCATCCGACGACGGGGGGCTACCCGGTGGTGGCGGTGGTCCGCGAGGCGGACCTCGGGGCGGCCGCGCAGGCGGCGCCGGGCACGCCGGTGCGCTTCGTCCCGGTCGGTGGGCCGGGTCAGTCCTCGGGGTCGCCGTAG
- a CDS encoding hydantoinase B/oxoprolinase family protein gives MSGRWEFWIDRGGTFTDIVGRRPDGHLVTRKLLSHNPEHYRDAAVAGIRLLLGLGPDDTVPADRIDVVKMGTTVATNALLERRGEPTVLLITEGFRDALRIAYQNRPRLFDRRIVLPEAVYDRVIDVPERIDAHGGTVRPLDLGAVTEQLAAARRDGFTSAAVVLMHGYRHPAHESAVADAARELGFTQVSCSHEVSPLIKLVPRGDTTVVDAYLSPILRRYVDEVAGELRSVRLMFMQSNGGLREAAHFRGKDAVLSGPAGGVVGMARTSEQAGHGRVIGFDMGGTSTDVSHYAGEFERELGTQVAGVRMRAPMMNIHTVAAGGGSVLHFDGRRYRVGPDSAGAVPGPACYRRGGPLTVTDANVMLGRVQPAHFPAVFGPDGDQPLDADVVRERFRALAEEVRRETGTEPTPEDVAAGFLEIAVLNMANAVKKISVQRGHDVTRYALTSFGGAGGQHACAVADALGIDTVIVPPLAGVLSAYGIGLADATAMREQSVEAELNDAALHRVEELCGELADRTRAELREDTVPDEAITTHARVLVRYAGTDTALPVRLGTAAGMREEFESVHRARYAFTMDKPLVVEAVSVEAVGTAGPHGSVVLGEAAQSDAGPQARATVPMFVDGAPTDAPLHRREELSPGDAVEGPAIIAEADATTVVDPGWRAAVGEGGHLLLTRTAPRPARVAVGTDVDPVLLEVFNNLFMAIAEQMGVRLENTAHSVNIKERLDFSCALFDAEGNLIANAPHIPVHLGSMGESIKEVLRRNAGELRPGDVYAINDPYHGGTHLPDVTVVTPVFGDDGGRLRFLVASRGHHAEIGGITPGSMPAFSRTIDEEGVLFDNWLLVRDGRLREAETRALLTGAPHPSRDPDTNLADLRAQIAANEKGIAELDRMVGEFGLDVVQAYMGHVRSNAEESVRRIVAELDDGTYRYETDGGAVIQVALRVDRGARSAVLDFTGTSPQQQGNANAPKSVVTAAVLYVFRTLVAEDIPLNSGCLEPIEVRVPDGSMLAPAFPAATVAGNVETSQAVTGALYAALGVQAEGSGTMNNVTFGNDRVQYYETVASGSGAGDGFHGADAVQTHMTNSRLTDPEILEWRYPVRVEAFSVRGGSGGAGRWHGGSGVVRRIRFLEPMTVALLTGHRRVRPYGMAGGRPGALGANAVERADGTVEELRGVDSVDVAPGDVLVVRTPGGGGYGDPED, from the coding sequence GAATTCTGGATCGACCGTGGCGGAACGTTCACCGACATCGTCGGCAGACGCCCCGACGGGCATCTCGTCACCCGCAAACTGCTCTCGCACAATCCGGAGCACTACCGCGACGCGGCCGTCGCCGGTATCCGGCTGCTCCTCGGCCTCGGCCCCGACGACACCGTGCCGGCGGACCGGATCGACGTCGTCAAGATGGGCACCACCGTCGCCACCAACGCCCTGCTGGAGCGGCGCGGCGAGCCGACCGTCCTCCTCATCACCGAGGGCTTCCGCGACGCGCTGCGCATCGCCTACCAGAACCGTCCCCGACTCTTCGACCGCCGCATCGTCCTCCCCGAGGCCGTGTACGACCGCGTCATCGACGTACCCGAACGCATCGACGCGCACGGCGGGACCGTCCGGCCCCTCGACCTGGGCGCGGTCACCGAGCAGCTTGCCGCCGCCCGCCGAGACGGCTTCACGAGCGCGGCCGTCGTCCTCATGCACGGATACCGCCACCCCGCCCATGAGTCCGCCGTCGCCGACGCCGCCCGCGAACTCGGCTTCACCCAGGTCAGCTGCTCGCACGAGGTCAGCCCGCTGATCAAACTCGTGCCGCGCGGGGACACCACCGTCGTGGACGCCTACCTCTCGCCGATCCTGCGGCGGTACGTCGACGAGGTCGCCGGCGAACTCCGCTCCGTCCGGCTGATGTTCATGCAGTCCAACGGCGGGCTGCGCGAGGCCGCCCACTTCCGCGGCAAGGACGCCGTCCTTTCGGGGCCGGCCGGCGGTGTCGTCGGGATGGCCCGCACCTCCGAGCAGGCCGGGCACGGCCGGGTCATCGGCTTCGACATGGGCGGCACGTCCACCGATGTGTCGCACTACGCGGGCGAGTTCGAGCGCGAACTCGGCACCCAGGTCGCGGGCGTGCGGATGCGCGCCCCGATGATGAACATCCACACGGTCGCCGCCGGCGGCGGCTCGGTCCTCCACTTCGACGGCCGCCGCTACCGTGTCGGCCCGGACTCCGCCGGCGCCGTACCCGGCCCCGCCTGCTACCGGCGCGGCGGCCCGCTCACCGTCACCGACGCCAATGTGATGCTCGGCCGCGTCCAGCCCGCCCACTTCCCCGCCGTGTTCGGCCCGGACGGCGACCAGCCGCTCGACGCCGACGTCGTACGGGAACGCTTCCGCGCCCTCGCCGAGGAGGTGCGCCGGGAGACCGGCACCGAGCCGACCCCCGAGGACGTCGCCGCCGGATTCCTGGAGATCGCCGTCCTCAACATGGCGAACGCCGTCAAGAAGATCTCCGTCCAGCGCGGCCACGACGTCACCCGCTACGCCCTGACCAGCTTCGGCGGCGCGGGCGGCCAGCACGCCTGCGCCGTCGCGGACGCGCTCGGCATCGACACCGTAATCGTGCCGCCCCTCGCCGGGGTCCTCTCCGCGTACGGCATCGGCCTCGCCGACGCGACCGCCATGCGCGAGCAGTCGGTCGAGGCCGAGCTGAACGACGCCGCCCTGCACCGGGTCGAGGAGCTCTGCGGCGAACTCGCCGACCGCACCCGCGCGGAACTCCGCGAGGACACCGTGCCCGACGAGGCGATCACCACCCACGCACGCGTGCTCGTGCGCTACGCGGGCACGGACACGGCGCTTCCGGTCCGGCTCGGCACGGCCGCCGGGATGCGGGAGGAGTTCGAGTCCGTGCACCGGGCGCGGTACGCCTTCACGATGGACAAGCCGCTGGTCGTGGAGGCGGTGTCGGTGGAGGCGGTGGGGACGGCGGGGCCGCACGGATCGGTGGTCCTCGGGGAGGCCGCGCAGAGCGACGCCGGACCGCAGGCGCGGGCGACCGTACCGATGTTCGTCGACGGCGCTCCGACGGACGCCCCGCTGCACCGTCGGGAGGAGCTGTCTCCCGGCGACGCCGTCGAGGGCCCGGCGATCATCGCCGAGGCCGACGCGACGACCGTCGTCGATCCCGGCTGGCGGGCGGCGGTGGGCGAGGGCGGGCACCTGCTGCTCACGCGTACGGCGCCACGGCCCGCCCGGGTGGCCGTGGGCACGGACGTCGACCCCGTGCTGCTGGAGGTCTTCAACAACCTCTTCATGGCGATCGCCGAGCAGATGGGCGTCCGCCTGGAGAACACGGCACACTCCGTCAACATCAAGGAGCGGCTCGACTTCTCCTGCGCCCTCTTCGACGCCGAGGGCAACCTCATCGCCAACGCCCCCCACATCCCCGTGCATCTGGGCTCGATGGGGGAGTCCATCAAGGAGGTGCTGCGGCGCAACGCCGGTGAGCTGCGGCCCGGCGATGTGTACGCGATCAACGACCCGTACCACGGCGGCACCCATCTGCCCGATGTCACCGTCGTCACACCCGTCTTCGGGGACGACGGCGGCCGGTTGCGCTTCCTGGTGGCGTCGCGCGGCCATCACGCCGAGATCGGCGGTATCACCCCGGGGTCCATGCCCGCCTTCAGCCGCACGATCGACGAGGAAGGCGTCCTCTTCGACAACTGGCTTCTCGTACGGGACGGCCGGCTCCGGGAGGCCGAGACACGGGCGCTGCTGACCGGCGCACCGCACCCGTCCCGGGACCCCGACACCAACCTCGCCGACCTGCGGGCCCAGATCGCGGCCAACGAGAAGGGCATCGCCGAACTGGACCGCATGGTGGGCGAGTTCGGCCTCGACGTCGTCCAGGCGTACATGGGCCATGTACGGAGCAACGCCGAGGAGTCAGTGCGCCGCATCGTCGCCGAGCTGGACGACGGCACGTACCGCTACGAGACCGACGGGGGCGCGGTCATCCAGGTCGCCCTGCGCGTGGACCGGGGGGCCCGCAGCGCGGTGCTCGACTTCACGGGTACCTCGCCGCAGCAGCAGGGCAACGCCAACGCCCCCAAGTCGGTGGTGACGGCGGCGGTCCTCTATGTCTTCCGGACGCTCGTCGCCGAGGACATCCCGCTGAACAGCGGCTGCCTGGAGCCGATCGAGGTGCGGGTCCCGGACGGCTCGATGCTCGCCCCGGCCTTCCCGGCCGCGACGGTGGCGGGCAACGTCGAGACCTCACAGGCCGTCACCGGAGCGCTCTACGCGGCACTCGGCGTCCAGGCAGAGGGCTCCGGCACGATGAACAACGTCACCTTCGGCAACGACCGCGTGCAGTACTACGAGACCGTGGCGAGCGGCTCCGGCGCGGGTGACGGCTTCCACGGCGCCGACGCCGTCCAGACCCATATGACCAACTCGCGGCTGACCGACCCGGAGATCCTGGAGTGGCGCTACCCGGTGCGGGTCGAGGCGTTCTCGGTCCGCGGGGGCAGCGGCGGTGCGGGACGCTGGCACGGCGGAAGCGGCGTGGTGCGCCGGATCCGCTTCCTGGAGCCGATGACCGTGGCCCTGCTCACCGGCCACCGGCGGGTCCGGCCGTACGGCATGGCCGGCGGCCGCCCGGGCGCGCTGGGCGCCAACGCGGTGGAGCGCGCGGACGGCACGGTCGAGGAACTCCGGGGAGTGGACTCGGTGGACGTCGCTCCCGGTGATGTCCTCGTCGTGCGCACCCCGGGCGGTGGCGGCTACGGCGACCCCGAGGACTGA